One region of Triticum aestivum cultivar Chinese Spring chromosome 6B, IWGSC CS RefSeq v2.1, whole genome shotgun sequence genomic DNA includes:
- the LOC123134285 gene encoding dehydration-responsive element-binding protein 1G: protein MDLSALSSDYSSGTPSPVGADGGNSEGFSTYMTVSSAPPKRRAGRTKFKETRHPVYKGVRRRNPGRWVCEVREPHSKQRIWLGTFETAEMAARAHDVAALALRGRAACLNFADSPRRLRVPPVGASPDEIRRAAVEAAEAFLPAPDQSNAAAEEAAVAPSEQFAGDPYYGMDDGMDFGMQGYLDMAQGMLIAPPPMAGPSATVGDGDDDGEVSLWSY, encoded by the coding sequence ATGGACCTCAGTGCCCTCAGCAGCGACTACTCGTCGGGGACGCCGTCCCCGGTGGGCGCGGACGGCGGCAACAGCGAGGGCTTCTCGACGTACATGACGGTGTCTTCGGCTCCGCCGAAGCGCCGCGCCGGGCGGACCAAGTTCAAGGAGACGCGGCACCCGGTCTACAAGGGCGTGCGCCGGAGGAACCCCGGGAGGTGGGTCTGCGAGGTGCGGGAGCCGCACAGCAAGCAGAGGATATGGCTCGGCACGTTCGAGACCGCAGAGATGGCGGCGCGCGCGCACGACGTGGCCGCGCTGGCGCTGCGCGGCCGCGCCGCCTGCCTCAACTTCGCCGACTCGCCTCGGCGGCTCCGGGTCCCGCCCGTGGGTGCTAGCCCTGATGAAATACGGCGGGCGGCGGTAGAGGCGGCTGAGGCATTCCTGCCGGCACCCGACCAGAGCAATGCGGCCGCCGAGGAGGCAGCCGTTGCACCATCGGAGCAGTTCGCCGGTGATCCCTACTATGGGATGGACGATGGGATGGACTTCGGGATGCAGGGCTACCTCGACATGGCGCAGGGGATGCTCATTGCCCCTCCTCCGATGGCAGGCCCGTCGGCGACTGTCGgtgacggcgacgatgacggcgaggtcAGCTTGTGGAGCTACTGA